From Peptoanaerobacter stomatis, one genomic window encodes:
- a CDS encoding FprA family A-type flavoprotein, translated as MFCVRNITENLYWVGGNDHRLALFENIHPLTKGVSYNSYLLLDEKTVLFDTVDWAVTREFLENIESVLKGRPLDYLVVNHMEPDHCGSIEEIVIRYPNCKIISTEKAFMFMRQFNYHVEGREIEVKEGDTFEFGKHKVAFLEAPMVHWPEAMITLDLTNGALFSADAFGSFIALDGKLFNDEVNFDRDWLDEARRYYTNIVGKYGQFVQALLKKAAPLLPKVKYICPLHGLVWRNNFDYILDKYNKWSTYVPEEKGVLIAYASMYGNTEYTAQALATKLCERGMSNVHLYDVSNTDVSYLISETFRFSHVVLASVTYNLGIYPKMLNYLHDMKALNVQNRTISVIENGSWAPKSGQLISNFLDEEMKMINILDPMVTVNSALKKDKESDLDDLADAIVESMKLNEK; from the coding sequence ATGTTTTGTGTAAGAAATATAACTGAAAACTTATACTGGGTCGGTGGAAATGACCATCGCTTAGCACTATTTGAAAATATACACCCTTTAACAAAAGGCGTTTCATATAACTCATACCTATTATTAGATGAAAAAACTGTACTTTTCGATACAGTTGACTGGGCTGTGACAAGAGAATTTTTAGAAAATATAGAAAGCGTATTAAAAGGCAGACCACTTGATTATCTTGTAGTAAATCATATGGAACCTGACCATTGCGGTTCAATAGAAGAAATAGTAATAAGATATCCAAATTGTAAAATAATATCAACAGAAAAAGCATTTATGTTTATGCGTCAATTCAATTATCACGTTGAAGGTAGAGAAATAGAAGTAAAAGAAGGCGATACATTTGAATTTGGTAAACATAAAGTAGCATTTTTAGAAGCACCTATGGTACACTGGCCTGAAGCTATGATTACACTTGATTTAACAAACGGAGCTTTGTTCTCAGCTGATGCGTTCGGTTCATTCATAGCATTAGACGGAAAATTATTCAATGACGAAGTAAACTTCGACAGAGATTGGTTGGACGAAGCAAGAAGATATTATACTAACATAGTAGGTAAATACGGACAATTCGTACAAGCACTACTAAAAAAAGCTGCTCCGCTATTACCTAAAGTAAAATATATCTGCCCGTTGCACGGACTTGTTTGGAGAAACAATTTTGATTATATATTAGATAAATATAATAAATGGTCAACTTATGTACCTGAAGAAAAAGGTGTATTAATAGCATACGCTTCAATGTACGGAAACACAGAGTATACAGCACAAGCACTTGCAACTAAGCTTTGCGAAAGAGGAATGTCAAACGTACACCTATATGACGTATCTAATACAGACGTATCATATCTTATATCAGAAACATTCAGATTCAGCCATGTTGTATTGGCATCAGTAACTTACAACTTAGGTATATATCCGAAAATGCTTAACTACTTGCATGATATGAAAGCATTAAATGTACAAAACAGAACAATATCAGTAATAGAAAACGGATCTTGGGCACCTAAGTCAGGTCAATTAATAAGCAACTTCTTAGACGAAGAAATGAAAATGATAAATATATTAGACCCAATGGTTACTGTAAACTCAGCGCTTAAAAAAGATAAAGAATCTGATTTGGACGACTTAGCTGATGCAATAGTAGAATCAATGAAATTAAACGAAAAATAA
- a CDS encoding ABC transporter substrate-binding protein, protein MKNKSKILFIFMILLTMLFTACTSTNQKEVKPDDSKTQQGEIKTDEGKSSSDSKVNIVFRDGVTALTLAKMMDEKAIENINYDMVASPDVLTSKVLNKEADIAIVPSNFAATAYNKGLGYKIVGTSVWGNAYILSKDESVKTLADIKGKKLTLFAKGLTPDLMTRFALKSNGIDPDKDVEMEYLSSPTEIAPAFLGGKADIVVAPEPMATAITLKDEKAVRLASLNEEAKKAGMENGYPQATLIVKEELIEKDKDLVDTIIASYENSIKWAVENKEGLATLSEMYELGVQKPAVIKGLENMNIGNFVITSTKDYDKYFEILKEDNPQNIGGKIPDLNAYYEK, encoded by the coding sequence ATGAAAAACAAGTCTAAAATTTTATTTATTTTTATGATTTTGCTAACTATGTTGTTTACAGCGTGTACAAGCACTAATCAAAAAGAAGTGAAACCCGACGATTCCAAAACTCAACAAGGCGAAATAAAAACAGATGAAGGTAAATCATCAAGCGACTCTAAAGTAAACATCGTATTTAGAGATGGAGTTACGGCGCTTACACTTGCCAAGATGATGGATGAAAAGGCAATCGAAAATATAAATTATGATATGGTAGCATCACCTGATGTTTTGACTTCAAAAGTTTTGAACAAAGAGGCTGATATAGCGATAGTACCGTCCAACTTTGCAGCGACAGCATACAACAAAGGACTTGGATATAAGATAGTAGGTACAAGTGTTTGGGGAAATGCCTATATATTATCTAAAGATGAAAGTGTAAAAACTTTAGCAGATATAAAAGGAAAAAAATTGACACTTTTTGCAAAAGGTTTGACACCTGATTTGATGACGAGATTTGCTTTGAAATCTAATGGAATTGATCCTGATAAAGATGTTGAGATGGAATATTTGTCATCTCCTACAGAAATAGCACCGGCATTTTTGGGAGGAAAAGCTGATATAGTTGTAGCACCTGAGCCTATGGCAACAGCGATAACACTTAAAGATGAAAAAGCTGTAAGACTTGCAAGCTTGAATGAAGAGGCAAAAAAAGCCGGAATGGAAAACGGATATCCTCAAGCCACACTTATAGTAAAAGAAGAACTTATTGAAAAAGATAAAGATTTAGTGGATACAATTATAGCAAGCTATGAAAATTCAATTAAATGGGCAGTTGAAAACAAAGAAGGCTTGGCCACATTAAGTGAAATGTATGAATTGGGAGTACAAAAACCGGCTGTCATCAAAGGGCTTGAAAATATGAACATAGGTAACTTTGTGATTACAAGCACAAAAGATTATGATAAATATTTTGAAATATTAAAAGAGGACAACCCTCAAAATATAGGCGGTAAAATACCGGACTTAAACGCATATTATGAAAAATAA
- a CDS encoding succinylglutamate desuccinylase/aspartoacylase domain-containing protein: MILENMNCCEKKQVFLKINDDFEQIPFTFIKGKKQGLTALITAGVHACEYTAIETARRLSKEIDANDVTGNIIIANLLNVEAFRKRIPFIVPQDNKNLNKVMPGDKNGTKSEQIAYFLCENFAKISDFALDLHSGDLQEELTPHLYYIKSQEKRCIEFANKTDIPYAVPVESSKALYGYMAILNKPALLMERGQMGNVDRDEVDNFVNDVKNILCSQGIYDYKNCSKEYKMTQIIKKSIYKTADMDGFFISHKKVGERVKKDEELYRIEDVFSNVKSIYKAEFDGIILYKCGALAIEKEHTAIVYGSI; this comes from the coding sequence ATGATTTTAGAAAATATGAATTGCTGTGAGAAAAAACAGGTGTTTTTAAAAATAAATGATGATTTTGAACAAATACCCTTCACATTTATAAAAGGCAAAAAACAAGGACTGACAGCGCTTATAACAGCCGGAGTACATGCCTGTGAATATACAGCTATAGAAACTGCAAGAAGACTTTCAAAGGAAATAGATGCAAATGATGTAACAGGTAATATAATAATTGCAAACCTTTTAAATGTAGAAGCATTTAGAAAGAGAATTCCATTCATCGTACCACAAGATAACAAAAATTTGAACAAAGTTATGCCTGGAGATAAAAACGGTACTAAATCAGAGCAGATAGCATATTTTTTGTGCGAAAATTTTGCAAAAATATCTGATTTTGCATTAGACTTACATTCAGGGGATTTACAAGAAGAACTCACACCTCACTTATACTATATCAAATCACAAGAAAAAAGATGTATAGAGTTTGCAAACAAGACAGATATACCATATGCAGTGCCTGTAGAAAGCTCAAAAGCACTTTACGGATATATGGCTATCTTAAATAAACCCGCATTACTTATGGAGCGTGGACAAATGGGCAATGTTGATAGAGATGAAGTGGATAATTTTGTAAATGATGTTAAAAATATATTGTGCTCACAAGGTATTTATGATTACAAAAACTGTTCAAAAGAATATAAAATGACTCAAATAATAAAAAAATCTATATACAAAACGGCAGATATGGACGGTTTTTTCATAAGCCATAAAAAAGTTGGTGAAAGAGTGAAAAAAGACGAAGAACTGTATAGAATAGAAGATGTTTTCTCAAATGTAAAAAGCATATATAAAGCTGAATTTGACGGAATAATTTTATATAAGTGCGGTGCATTGGCAATAGAAAAAGAGCACACAGCAATAGTATATGGCAGTATATAA
- a CDS encoding ABC transporter permease, which produces MKNKKLKISVFIIFLAIWQISSMIVNSEVIIPSISATIKQIVVVISEDDFYLTILNSLLRSITGFLTAVMLGVFSGVLSFCNKFLKEIFTFITQICASVPTVAIILLLLIWLRPNFVSMLIGCIMVFPMIYQSVFCSMYDYDKNIIKMLDVYNIDLKKRIKKIYMPKIFIDLKKIIPTSFSINFKMVIAGEVISQPKYAIGSKLYLEKIYINTAGVFSWIVIILFLSFLIDKILNYILSVKKY; this is translated from the coding sequence ATGAAAAATAAAAAATTAAAAATTTCAGTGTTTATAATATTTTTAGCTATCTGGCAGATAAGCTCTATGATTGTAAACTCTGAAGTTATAATTCCAAGCATAAGCGCAACTATCAAACAAATAGTTGTTGTAATTAGTGAAGATGATTTTTATTTAACCATATTAAACAGTTTATTGAGGAGCATTACAGGTTTTTTGACAGCTGTAATGCTCGGCGTTTTTTCAGGAGTATTATCTTTTTGCAACAAATTTTTAAAAGAAATATTCACATTTATAACCCAAATATGTGCAAGTGTACCGACAGTTGCAATTATACTTTTGTTGCTCATATGGTTAAGACCTAATTTTGTGAGTATGCTTATAGGCTGTATAATGGTGTTTCCTATGATATATCAAAGCGTATTTTGCAGTATGTATGATTATGACAAAAATATAATAAAGATGTTGGACGTATATAACATAGATTTAAAAAAAAGAATAAAAAAAATATATATGCCTAAGATATTTATAGATCTAAAAAAAATAATACCTACATCATTTTCTATAAACTTTAAGATGGTAATAGCAGGAGAAGTAATATCACAACCCAAATACGCAATAGGCAGTAAGTTGTATTTAGAAAAAATTTACATAAATACTGCAGGTGTATTTTCGTGGATAGTCATAATATTATTTTTGTCATTTTTAATAGATAAAATTTTAAACTATATATTATCGGTGAAAAAATATTAA